A single genomic interval of Chitinophaga sp. 180180018-3 harbors:
- a CDS encoding aspartyl/asparaginyl beta-hydroxylase domain-containing protein, which translates to MNYIKFSQSYFAERLHAELTVVLKEEWPLHFNTRDFNGDWRSISLRSTSGESNNIYAHPDGVYKDTPVLSLMPYVNEILQSWHCEKESVRLLSLAPGSLIKPHKDPGCDYRTGKFRIHIPIVTNPDVHFTIEEETLYLAAGECWYMDFSATHSIINAGSTARVHLIMDGIRNSWTDQLFAAHGYDLSEKSSAERYDAAQKSRIIEELEKMDTETARNLIASLKTE; encoded by the coding sequence ATGAATTACATAAAATTTTCCCAATCCTATTTTGCGGAAAGGCTTCATGCTGAACTAACAGTGGTTTTAAAAGAAGAATGGCCTTTGCATTTTAACACGCGGGATTTCAATGGCGACTGGCGCAGCATTTCCCTGCGCTCTACCAGCGGAGAAAGCAATAACATCTATGCACATCCTGACGGTGTTTATAAAGACACACCCGTTCTCAGCCTGATGCCTTATGTAAACGAAATCCTGCAATCATGGCATTGTGAAAAGGAATCAGTGCGCCTTTTATCACTGGCTCCCGGCAGCCTGATCAAACCGCACAAAGACCCGGGATGTGACTATCGCACCGGAAAATTCAGGATACACATCCCTATTGTAACCAACCCTGATGTTCACTTTACTATTGAAGAAGAAACACTCTACCTGGCCGCCGGAGAATGCTGGTATATGGATTTCAGTGCCACACACAGCATCATTAACGCTGGCAGTACCGCAAGGGTGCATCTGATTATGGATGGTATAAGAAACAGTTGGACAGACCAGTTATTTGCAGCACATGGCTACGACCTTTCGGAAAAAAGTTCTGCTGAACGCTACGATGCAGCCCAAAAATCCAGGATCATTGAGGAGTTGGAAAAAATGGATACAGAAACAGCCAGAAATCTAATTGCAAGCTTAAAGACAGAATAA
- a CDS encoding adenylyl-sulfate kinase — translation MGHIIQFTGLSGTGKTTLSNIFLEWGNHRNLKIKIIDGDVYRQTLCKDLGFSKADRLENISRLGAYAASISEDYDFICIAAINPYEEGRNKLKLKYKALLIWLKCDLGTLINRDPKGLYQKALLPDTHPDKIHNLTGLNDTFDMPETTDLILETDKLNPDEALQGMISFLENRKLL, via the coding sequence ATGGGGCATATTATCCAGTTTACCGGCTTATCAGGAACAGGTAAAACCACGCTATCCAATATTTTCCTCGAATGGGGTAACCATCGGAATTTAAAAATAAAAATAATAGACGGGGATGTTTACCGTCAGACACTTTGTAAAGACCTGGGGTTCAGCAAAGCAGATCGTCTGGAAAATATTTCCAGACTTGGTGCTTATGCTGCCTCCATTTCAGAAGATTATGACTTTATTTGCATAGCAGCTATCAACCCCTATGAAGAAGGAAGGAACAAGCTCAAACTTAAGTACAAAGCTTTATTAATCTGGCTTAAATGCGATTTGGGAACCCTGATCAACAGAGATCCTAAAGGACTTTACCAGAAGGCATTGCTACCGGATACACATCCCGACAAGATCCACAACCTGACGGGGCTGAATGATACTTTTGATATGCCGGAAACAACTGATCTTATTCTGGAGACTGATAAATTAAATCCTGATGAGGCCCTGCAAGGGATGATCAGTTTTCTGGAGAACAGGAAGTTGCTATAA
- a CDS encoding acyltransferase codes for MIKAVASSSAFADTKPHYNILDGLRGVAALTVVCFHLFEAYATSHLDQKINHGYLAVDFFFILSGFVVGYAYDDRWKTMTTKDFITRRFIRLHPMVVVGAVIGAVMFYFQGCATWDVSRVPVTMLLVSALLNACLIPVTTGFEIRGVGEMYPLNGPGWSLFFEYIGNILYALFIRKLSTKALAVLVLIAGGGLAAFAVGGPYGDICVGFSLTGDNIIGGSLRMLFSFSAGLLLSRIFKPVNVKGIFWIGSVSIVILSAIPRIGGSENLWMNGLYDTICFAVIFPLLVYLGASGKTTDKYTTRICKFLGDISYPLYMVHYPFIYLYYAWVRNKNLTFMESLPGAAALVIGSVLLAYLCLKLYDEPVRKYLTERFLKKRYLLSRN; via the coding sequence ATGATCAAAGCCGTAGCATCCTCTTCAGCATTTGCAGATACGAAACCTCATTATAATATACTTGACGGATTACGCGGAGTAGCAGCATTAACCGTTGTATGTTTTCACTTATTTGAAGCTTATGCAACCAGTCATTTAGACCAAAAGATCAATCATGGATATTTGGCCGTTGATTTCTTTTTTATATTGTCAGGATTCGTTGTAGGCTATGCTTATGACGACCGTTGGAAAACAATGACAACAAAAGATTTTATCACGCGGAGGTTTATTCGTTTGCATCCGATGGTTGTTGTGGGAGCGGTTATCGGCGCTGTTATGTTCTATTTCCAGGGTTGCGCAACCTGGGATGTTTCCAGGGTACCTGTAACGATGCTGTTGGTATCTGCGTTGCTGAATGCCTGTTTGATTCCGGTTACAACCGGTTTTGAAATTCGGGGTGTAGGCGAAATGTATCCTTTAAACGGGCCGGGTTGGTCATTGTTCTTTGAGTATATCGGGAATATTTTATATGCACTATTTATTCGCAAACTCTCCACGAAAGCGTTGGCTGTACTTGTTTTAATAGCCGGTGGCGGACTAGCGGCATTTGCTGTTGGGGGCCCATATGGAGATATATGTGTCGGATTTTCTCTCACAGGAGATAATATAATCGGCGGTTCTTTGCGTATGTTATTTTCATTCTCTGCAGGGTTGCTGCTGTCCCGTATATTTAAACCTGTTAATGTAAAAGGCATTTTTTGGATAGGTAGCGTATCTATCGTTATTTTATCAGCAATACCACGAATCGGTGGTAGTGAAAACTTATGGATGAACGGTTTATACGACACCATCTGTTTTGCTGTTATCTTTCCTTTACTTGTTTATCTGGGAGCTTCCGGGAAGACGACAGATAAATATACTACCCGGATATGCAAGTTTTTAGGAGATATTTCCTATCCGCTGTATATGGTGCATTATCCGTTTATATACTTATATTATGCCTGGGTCAGGAATAAAAATCTGACATTCATGGAATCGCTACCAGGGGCGGCGGCGCTGGTTATCGGAAGTGTTTTGCTGGCATATCTTTGTTTAAAGTTATACGATGAACCTGTACGGAAATACCTGACAGAACGTTTTTTAAAAAAGCGCTATCTCCTGAGCCGCAATTAA
- a CDS encoding PorP/SprF family type IX secretion system membrane protein: MWYKKHFRVVMLCCLLTAGITRQGMAQSLSNAQALLEPSGTQYFQNEYLSNPAMAGIDSGLHLNAAYHRQMGGVDGAPVTKYFTADGNIGKRVGLGLNVFNDVAGLINRSRVAVSYAYHLPLTDRGQELHFGLSLALNVQRIDYQKLNGDPNDPSVSSFNRRDDYFEGEYGMAYTDKHLTVQAALPNIRGLVKGDNLGADGGVIFITAAAYRFTPEGALSSLTPKVTYRGVRGYKNILDAGVNAGFLDNLLSVMAMYHTTKSLTTGIGVDIRKTVVFQVMYTTQTGGVKTYTDGSLEIGATVNLFR, encoded by the coding sequence ATGTGGTATAAAAAACATTTTCGTGTAGTAATGCTCTGCTGTCTGTTGACAGCAGGCATTACCCGGCAGGGAATGGCCCAGTCTCTCAGTAATGCGCAGGCACTGCTGGAGCCCTCGGGAACGCAGTATTTTCAAAATGAATACCTGAGCAACCCCGCTATGGCAGGCATTGATTCCGGACTCCACCTGAATGCTGCCTATCACCGGCAGATGGGAGGCGTAGACGGAGCCCCTGTTACCAAGTACTTTACTGCAGATGGCAATATTGGCAAAAGAGTAGGACTGGGATTAAATGTATTTAACGATGTTGCAGGGCTGATAAACAGGTCGAGAGTAGCTGTCAGTTATGCTTATCATCTTCCGTTGACAGATAGGGGACAGGAGCTGCATTTTGGTCTTTCATTGGCATTGAATGTGCAGCGGATCGACTATCAGAAGCTCAATGGTGATCCCAATGATCCTTCCGTCAGCTCATTTAACCGCCGCGACGACTACTTTGAAGGGGAATATGGGATGGCGTATACCGATAAACATCTCACTGTACAGGCTGCATTGCCAAATATCAGAGGACTTGTTAAAGGAGATAATTTGGGGGCCGACGGCGGTGTTATCTTTATCACTGCTGCAGCTTACCGGTTTACACCGGAAGGCGCCCTGAGTAGTCTTACCCCTAAAGTAACTTACCGGGGTGTGAGAGGCTATAAAAATATACTGGATGCGGGCGTTAATGCAGGCTTCCTGGATAATCTGCTCAGTGTAATGGCCATGTATCATACTACCAAAAGTTTAACTACGGGTATAGGTGTAGATATACGAAAAACAGTGGTATTCCAGGTAATGTATACGACCCAGACGGGTGGCGTAAAAACCTATACCGATGGTAGTTTGGAAATAGGGGCTACTGTTAACTTGTTCCGTTAA